The Montipora capricornis isolate CH-2021 chromosome 3, ASM3666992v2, whole genome shotgun sequence genome window below encodes:
- the LOC138043186 gene encoding uncharacterized protein, producing MPNESDAASNPVRNLGKVQKFIVGADFEAYAEQLEFFFMANGVTDSKQKKAVLLTNLPTETYQLAKDLMAPILLREDSLTYDTIVERLQKQLKPQKSALVARYEFDNRARNAGETVSQYVAVLKHLAMDCKFNDAMRLERLRDRLVSGIRDKRMMSELLKLKLEELTFDIAVAKCIAIEQSYKDVEALQGG from the coding sequence ATGCCCAACGAGTCTGACGCGGCATCGAATCCGGTTCGTAACCTTGGAAAAGTTCAGAAGTTCATAGTGGGAGCTGACTTCGAAGCTTATGCAGAACAGCTAGAATTCTTCTTCATGGCCAATGGTGTGACCGACTCGAAACAGAAAAAGGCCGTCCTGTTAACTAATCTGCCCACGGAAACGTACCAACTGGCGAAAGATTTGATGGCCCCGATATTGTTAAGAGAAGACTCTCTCACGTACGACACGATCGTAGAGCGTCTCCAAAAGCAATTGAAGCCCCAGAAATCAGCTTTAGTCGCCAGGTATGAGTTTGACAACCGAGCACGTAACGCTGGAGAAACGGTGAGTCAGTATGTTGCTGTCTTAAAGCATCTAGCTATGGATTGCAAGTTTAATGATGCCATGCGTTTGGAAAGGCTCAGAGATAGATTAGTTTCGGGTATTCGAGATAAGAGAATGATGTCAGAGCTTTTGAAACTCAAACTCGAGGAACTGACTTTTGACATTGCTGTAGCGAAGTGCATCGCTATTGAGCAATCCTACAAGGATGTTGAAGCTCTTCAGGGGGGGTAA
- the LOC138043231 gene encoding uncharacterized protein has protein sequence MSRDYRGDLKWRAGLIVNKTGPLMYEVEVAPGIIWRRHIDQLKPTAVEATDTDTVEVSQPQVASAPAPIQLSTPPNVNGTVPETPEADQPEMVSVPTLKAPEATPVSSTVRERRYPQRVRRAPKKLDL, from the coding sequence ATGTCACGTGATTATCGAGGGGATCTGAAGTGGCGTGCAGGGCTGATTGTCAATAAGACAGGTCCGCTGATGTACGAGGTGGAAGTGGCACCAGGGATTATTTGGCGTCGACATATCGACCAGTTGAAGCCAACAGCAGTTGAGGCCACTGATACTGACACTGTTGAGGTCAGCCAACCCCAAGTGGCCAGCGCACCAGCGCCAATCCAACTGAGTACTCCACCCAATGTGAATGGTACAGTTCCAGAGACACCCGAGGCAGATCAACCGGAGATGGTTTCTGTTCCCACACTTAAAGCTCCTGAAGCGACCCCAGTCAGTTCTACGGTCCGTGAGCGGCGATACCCTCAGAGAGTGCGCAGGGCACCAAAGAAACTCGATCTCTGA